Proteins encoded together in one Chitinophaga lutea window:
- a CDS encoding sigma-70 family RNA polymerase sigma factor → MPPESPHTDESTLLVRIAEGDEQAFSSLFLTWATPLAAIAMKIVKDEFARQEVVQEVFIKVWLHRDKLESVENLGAWLRKITINQSLLALQRQQANDKRLETIQLRQTSTDHTSTLELKEIRRLVHEAIESLPLQRKTIYRLNRVEGKTTREIAEQLQLSHGYVRNALSAALAAIRERLTASGLFILFLLLHR, encoded by the coding sequence GTGCCGCCAGAATCGCCACATACTGATGAATCTACTCTCCTTGTTCGCATCGCCGAAGGCGATGAGCAGGCTTTTTCTTCATTATTCCTGACCTGGGCCACACCCCTTGCCGCTATTGCCATGAAAATAGTGAAAGACGAATTCGCCCGCCAGGAGGTAGTGCAGGAAGTATTTATCAAAGTATGGCTGCATCGCGATAAACTTGAGAGTGTGGAGAACCTGGGCGCCTGGCTCCGGAAGATCACCATCAACCAGAGCCTGCTGGCGTTGCAACGGCAGCAGGCAAACGACAAGCGACTGGAAACCATTCAATTAAGACAAACTTCCACCGACCATACCAGCACGCTCGAACTGAAGGAAATCCGCCGGCTGGTACACGAAGCCATTGAATCCCTTCCCTTACAACGGAAAACCATTTACCGCCTCAACCGGGTAGAGGGCAAAACCACCCGGGAAATAGCGGAACAGTTACAGCTTTCCCACGGCTATGTGCGCAATGCGCTCAGCGCGGCCCTGGCGGCTATCAGGGAGCGGCTCACGGCTTCCGGGCTGTTTATCCTGTTCCTTCTGCTGCACCGGTAA
- a CDS encoding DUF6915 family protein, with product MNYWKHSLLSKKKFDGHAEDYLHIHKFLDMSKLFYFHNKHRILLHHTYGIDLCVQKFGETLVNADNRTILIRDVAAEHCKEDLMGMVPTLNHWFKYVDDALPGSIKPLNPTDRVLKEFVLRPLLMSGLKSSLIITHSNFGIFLAKEILGLDYALELSNYLPQINVNEMLQYIKLSERWQYTPDLKQLKDIENGIDQ from the coding sequence ATGAATTACTGGAAACATAGCTTATTGTCCAAAAAGAAGTTTGACGGCCATGCGGAAGACTACCTGCATATCCACAAATTCCTCGACATGAGCAAATTGTTCTATTTCCACAACAAACACAGAATACTGCTACATCATACCTACGGCATAGACCTGTGCGTTCAAAAGTTCGGTGAAACGCTGGTCAATGCAGACAATCGAACCATCCTCATCCGCGATGTTGCCGCAGAGCATTGCAAGGAAGATCTGATGGGAATGGTGCCCACCCTCAACCACTGGTTCAAATATGTGGATGACGCGTTGCCCGGGTCCATCAAACCGCTTAACCCAACGGACAGGGTGTTGAAGGAGTTTGTTTTACGGCCATTACTGATGTCCGGCTTAAAGTCTTCGCTCATCATCACCCACAGCAATTTCGGGATATTTCTCGCGAAGGAAATCCTGGGGCTCGACTATGCGCTGGAACTTTCCAACTACCTGCCGCAGATCAACGTAAACGAAATGCTCCAATACATAAAATTAAGTGAGCGCTGGCAATATACACCCGATTTAAAACAGCTAAAAGATATCGAAAATGGGATTGATCAATAA
- a CDS encoding VOC family protein, with protein sequence MNNPIKTKLGQPVPELPVADVEKAQIHYRDVLGFDIAWTYPDKTIGAVARGDIAIFLSTRNNVSPHTHWIFAFDVDATFEEMKARGAQITESIEDKPWNMRQFTIEDLDGNRFIFHHDI encoded by the coding sequence ATGAACAATCCGATCAAAACAAAGCTTGGTCAACCTGTGCCTGAATTGCCGGTTGCCGACGTTGAAAAGGCCCAGATACATTATCGTGATGTACTGGGGTTCGATATTGCGTGGACGTATCCGGATAAAACGATTGGGGCGGTGGCGAGGGGTGATATCGCCATTTTTCTTTCAACGCGGAATAACGTGTCGCCTCATACACACTGGATCTTCGCGTTTGACGTCGATGCGACGTTCGAAGAAATGAAAGCACGGGGGGCCCAAATTACCGAAAGCATAGAGGACAAGCCATGGAATATGCGGCAATTTACGATTGAAGACCTCGATGGGAACAGGTTTATATTTCATCATGATATTTGA